The sequence below is a genomic window from Thermus neutrinimicus.
TGGCGGGAGACCACCCTCTACGGCCACGGAGAAAAGGTAGTCCTCCTGGAGGTGGTGGGCAGCATCCCCGTGGGGAGAGGCCTCGAGGACCTCCTCTCCCAGATCCGCCAGGCCCGGGAAGACCCCTCCATCCGGGCCGCGGTCCTCTTCGTGGATAGCCCCGGGGGTAGCGTCACGGAAACCGAGGCCATCCACCGCGCCCTAAGGGAGCTGGCCCGGGAAAAGCCCCTGGTGGCCGCCTTCGGCACCGTGGCCGCCAGCGGCGGCTACTACGTGGCCACCGCCGCCCGCGAGATCTTCACCCCGGCCACCGCCATCACGGGCTCCATGGGGGTCATCGCCGTCCTTCCCCAGGTCCAGGGCCTATTGGCCAAGCTGGGGATCCAGGTGGAGGTGCTGAAGGAAGGCCGCCTTAAGGACATGGGTTCCGGCCTCAGGCCCCTCACCCCGGAGGAGCAGGCCGTTATCCAGGGCTACATGCGGGAGGCCTACGAGCTTTTCGTGGCCAGGGTGGCGGAGGGAAGGCGCCTTCCTGAGGACAAGGTACGGCAACTGGCCGATGGCCGCATCTACTCGGGACACCAGGCCATCGCCCTCGGGCTTGCGGACCGGGAAGGCTACCGGGAAGACGCCGCCAAGCGTGCGGCGGAGCTGGCCGGCCTGGAGGCATTCCGGCTGGTGCGCTATGCGAAGCCCAAAGGCCTTCTGGAAGGACTCCTGGGCGAGGGATTTCCCCTCGGGCTTTCCTCGGAGACCAAGGAGCTCCTTGCCCTGCTGGACCACAGCCGGTTTCGCCTCGAGTACCGCTACCTGGGAGGTGGGCTATGGTGATCGCTAGCCCCTGGCGCAGGCTCATGGCCTCCTTCCTCGACGGCCTCATCCTGGTAGCCCTCAGCTTCCTCCTGATGACCCTTGCCGGGGTAAACCCCTTGGTGCAAACCACCTCCTTCACCCAGGACCTCCTCTTCAACTGGCTACCCAGCTGGGCCTACTACGTGGTCTTCACCGCCCTGTACGGCGCA
It includes:
- the sppA gene encoding signal peptide peptidase SppA; this encodes MNRKRWLALLLFGLALTLLAVGLVRLTRPQESGRPWRETTLYGHGEKVVLLEVVGSIPVGRGLEDLLSQIRQAREDPSIRAAVLFVDSPGGSVTETEAIHRALRELAREKPLVAAFGTVAASGGYYVATAAREIFTPATAITGSMGVIAVLPQVQGLLAKLGIQVEVLKEGRLKDMGSGLRPLTPEEQAVIQGYMREAYELFVARVAEGRRLPEDKVRQLADGRIYSGHQAIALGLADREGYREDAAKRAAELAGLEAFRLVRYAKPKGLLEGLLGEGFPLGLSSETKELLALLDHSRFRLEYRYLGGGLW